One Heptranchias perlo isolate sHepPer1 unplaced genomic scaffold, sHepPer1.hap1 HAP1_SCAFFOLD_70, whole genome shotgun sequence genomic region harbors:
- the LOC137318376 gene encoding histone H2A-like: protein MSGRGKTGGKARAKAKSRSSRAGLQFPVGRVHRLLRKGNYAERVGAGAPVYLAAVLEYLTAEILELAGNAARDNKKTRIIPRHLQLAIRNDEELNKLLGRVTIAQGGVLPNIQAVLLPKKTSTVSSKSK, encoded by the coding sequence atgtctggaagaggaaaaaccggcggtaaggctcgggccaaggccaagtctcgctcatcccgggccggactgcagttccctgtgggccgtgttcacaggctcctgcgaaaggggaactacgctgaacgtgtgggtgccggagccccggtctatctggctgctgtgctcgagtatctgacggctgaaatcctcgagctggccggcaacgcggcccgggacaacaagaagacccgcatcatccccagacacctgcagctggccatccgcaacgacgaggagctcaacaagctgctgggacgggtgaccatcgctcagggcggggtgctgcctaatatccaggccgtgctgctgccgaagaaaaccagcactgtgagctccaagagcaagtaa